Proteins encoded by one window of Gordonia jinghuaiqii:
- a CDS encoding TrmH family RNA methyltransferase — protein MTDAQTPTPEGGEGIPGPTEWQTGQVVGVGPWALEHPGEPIPDDPHLDAELLEQGDTRNVVDAYRYWSREAIVADIDARRHPLHIAIENFAHDANIGTVVRTANAFAVAAVHIVGRRRWNRRGAMVTDRYQHLEHHETVGDLIDWARSRGLAVVAVDNTPGSQPIETVDLPRECVLLFGQEGPGVSDDAQRHADLTVSIAQFGSTRSINAGVAAGIAMHAWIRQHADLGRAW, from the coding sequence GGCATCCCCGGCCCGACCGAGTGGCAGACCGGGCAGGTCGTCGGCGTCGGCCCGTGGGCCCTCGAACATCCCGGTGAGCCCATCCCCGACGATCCGCACCTCGACGCCGAACTGCTGGAGCAGGGCGACACCCGCAACGTCGTCGACGCGTACCGATACTGGTCACGAGAGGCCATCGTCGCCGACATCGACGCCCGTCGGCATCCGCTGCACATCGCCATCGAGAACTTCGCCCACGACGCCAACATCGGGACGGTGGTGCGCACCGCCAACGCCTTCGCGGTGGCCGCGGTGCACATCGTCGGACGACGCCGCTGGAACCGTCGCGGTGCGATGGTGACCGACCGCTACCAGCACCTGGAACATCACGAGACCGTCGGTGACCTCATCGACTGGGCCCGCAGCCGGGGGTTGGCCGTCGTGGCGGTGGACAACACGCCCGGATCACAGCCGATCGAGACCGTCGACCTGCCGCGGGAATGCGTGCTGCTGTTCGGCCAGGAAGGCCCGGGAGTCAGCGACGACGCGCAACGTCACGCCGACCTGACGGTGTCGATCGCGCAATTCGGGTCGACGCGCAGCATCAACGCGGGCGTCGCTGCCGGGATCGCGATGCACGCGTGGATCCGGCAGCACGCCGATCTCGGCCGGGCGTGGTGA
- a CDS encoding DUF3151 domain-containing protein, translating to MTSFGDLLGPQPVLLTGDDDAESELLNGAAPAEVAAANPTASIAWAYLAEAALDSAKSGDSVDIGEVIAAYAYARTGYHRGLDQLRRHGWKGFGPVPWSHEPNRGFLRCVGALARAAELVGEEDEHLRCLDLLNDSDPRAAAELGLV from the coding sequence ATGACGTCTTTCGGAGATCTCCTCGGCCCGCAACCGGTACTGCTCACCGGAGACGACGACGCCGAATCGGAACTGCTCAACGGTGCCGCCCCGGCGGAGGTCGCGGCGGCGAACCCCACCGCCTCCATCGCGTGGGCGTACCTGGCCGAAGCGGCTCTCGATTCGGCGAAGTCCGGCGACAGCGTCGACATCGGCGAGGTCATCGCCGCCTACGCCTACGCCCGCACCGGCTACCACCGCGGACTGGACCAGTTGCGTCGCCACGGCTGGAAGGGTTTCGGCCCGGTGCCGTGGAGTCACGAGCCCAACCGCGGTTTCCTGCGTTGCGTCGGTGCGCTCGCGCGCGCCGCGGAACTCGTGGGGGAGGAGGACGAGCACCTGAGGTGCCTCGACCTGCTCAACGACAGCGATCCGCGGGCGGCCGCGGAGCTCGGCCTGGTGTGA
- the fbaA gene encoding class II fructose-bisphosphate aldolase: MPIATPEQYAEMFDKAKKGGYAFPAINCTSSSTINAAIKGFADAGSDGIIQFSTGGAEFGSGQGVKDMVTGAVALAEFAHVVAAKYDVLIGLHTDHCPKDKLDTYVRPLLQISQERVDAGRNPLFQSHMWDGSAVPLDENLEIAKELLAKAGAANIILEIEIGVVGGEEDGVENEINDKLFTTPEDFEKTIEALGASDSGNRYLLAATFGNVHGVYKPGNVKLRPDVLNTGQEVATKKLGLSEGAKPFDFVFHGGSGSLKSEIDEALSYGVVKMNVDTDTQYAYSRPVAGHMFSNYDGVLKVDGDVGNKKVYDPRSWSKKAETNMSERVVEACNDLKSSGKSIGA; the protein is encoded by the coding sequence ATGCCCATAGCAACCCCGGAGCAATACGCCGAGATGTTCGACAAGGCGAAGAAGGGTGGTTACGCATTCCCCGCGATCAACTGCACCTCGTCGTCGACGATCAACGCCGCAATCAAGGGTTTCGCCGACGCCGGCAGTGACGGGATCATCCAGTTCTCCACCGGTGGCGCCGAGTTCGGTTCCGGCCAGGGCGTCAAGGACATGGTGACCGGCGCGGTCGCGCTCGCCGAGTTCGCGCACGTCGTCGCCGCCAAGTACGACGTGCTGATCGGCCTGCACACCGATCACTGCCCCAAGGACAAGCTCGACACCTACGTCCGCCCGCTGCTGCAGATCTCGCAGGAGCGCGTCGACGCGGGTCGCAACCCGCTGTTCCAGTCGCACATGTGGGACGGCAGCGCCGTGCCGCTCGACGAGAACCTGGAGATCGCCAAGGAGCTCCTCGCCAAGGCGGGCGCGGCCAACATCATCCTCGAGATCGAGATCGGTGTCGTCGGCGGTGAAGAGGACGGCGTCGAGAACGAGATCAACGACAAGCTGTTCACCACCCCCGAGGACTTCGAGAAGACCATCGAGGCACTCGGCGCGAGCGACTCGGGCAACCGCTACCTGCTCGCCGCCACCTTCGGCAACGTCCACGGCGTCTACAAGCCGGGCAACGTCAAACTGCGCCCCGACGTGCTGAACACCGGCCAGGAAGTCGCCACCAAGAAGCTCGGCCTGAGCGAAGGCGCCAAGCCCTTCGATTTCGTCTTCCACGGTGGTTCGGGCTCGCTCAAGAGCGAGATCGACGAGGCGCTCAGCTACGGCGTGGTGAAGATGAACGTCGACACCGACACCCAGTACGCCTACAGCCGCCCGGTCGCCGGCCACATGTTCAGCAACTACGACGGTGTGCTGAAGGTCGACGGCGACGTGGGCAACAAGAAGGTCTACGACCCGCGCAGCTGGTCGAAGAAGGCCGAGACCAACATGAGCGAGCGCGTCGTCGAGGCGTGCAACGACCTCAAGTCGAGCGGCAAGTCGATCGGCGCCTGA
- a CDS encoding hemerythrin domain-containing protein gives MRRSLADQIEEELGGRNSVLSRQKRDHVELDRLIGEAESSSGPARAAVVNELCRLVFPHAFAEEAVLWPAIRRRLPDGEKLTLQIEKEHQTINELFTSLETLDVDSEEHHRLFGEIVRWLREDVRDEEDVLLPRLQEVSTPAELVRLGTYWQVVRSTAPTRPHPVVARRPPGNVVAAAPLSALDRMRDRLDAAARGDHGWSSAARSASGALATIAGAVEHVPPLTRGERSATKTGHRGHDAH, from the coding sequence ATGCGCCGATCACTGGCCGATCAGATCGAAGAAGAACTGGGTGGGCGCAACAGTGTGCTCAGCCGTCAGAAGAGGGACCACGTCGAACTCGACCGCCTCATCGGCGAGGCCGAGTCGTCGTCGGGCCCGGCCCGCGCAGCCGTCGTCAACGAGCTGTGCCGGCTCGTGTTCCCACACGCCTTCGCGGAGGAGGCCGTGCTCTGGCCTGCGATCCGCCGACGTCTGCCCGACGGCGAGAAGCTGACGTTGCAGATCGAGAAGGAGCACCAGACCATCAACGAGCTGTTCACCTCACTCGAAACTCTCGATGTGGACTCCGAGGAGCATCACCGGTTGTTCGGCGAGATCGTCCGTTGGCTGCGCGAGGATGTCCGCGACGAGGAGGACGTCCTGCTGCCCCGGCTGCAGGAGGTGAGTACCCCCGCCGAACTGGTCCGTCTGGGTACCTACTGGCAGGTGGTCCGATCCACCGCCCCGACACGACCTCACCCCGTGGTGGCGCGGCGCCCGCCGGGCAACGTGGTGGCCGCCGCACCGCTCAGTGCGCTGGACCGCATGCGTGATCGCCTCGACGCCGCGGCGCGCGGCGACCACGGGTGGTCGTCGGCGGCAAGGTCGGCCAGTGGCGCCCTCGCCACCATCGCCGGGGCCGTCGAGCACGTGCCGCCCCTCACCCGCGGGGAACGCAGTGCCACCAAGACCGGACACCGCGGTCACGACGCGCACTGA
- a CDS encoding VTT domain-containing protein, translating to MIDSALATTTTNLALLPGFLDPVNLLNSFGGWMLAGLLLVVFIESGLLFPLLPGDSLLFTAGLIVAAKSAEIEPFAPLWVLLVTIPIAAFLGDQVGYWIGKKLGYSLFRPDAKILKQVYIEEAHEFFEKHGPVTIILARFVPIVRTYAPLVAGAAKMRYPTFLLYNAVGAIAWGVGVTLLGYFLGQIEFIRDNVDYIFLFIVFISVLPIISEIVKRIVRSRKKIVEEAPMPRSDESENSPS from the coding sequence GTGATCGACTCCGCACTTGCCACCACGACCACCAACCTGGCCTTGCTGCCGGGATTCCTGGACCCGGTCAACCTGCTCAACTCCTTCGGCGGCTGGATGCTGGCCGGTCTCCTGCTGGTGGTGTTCATCGAGTCGGGTCTGCTGTTCCCGCTGCTGCCGGGCGACTCCCTGCTGTTCACCGCGGGACTTATCGTCGCCGCGAAGTCGGCCGAGATCGAGCCGTTCGCCCCGCTGTGGGTGCTGCTCGTCACCATCCCGATCGCGGCGTTCCTGGGCGACCAGGTGGGGTACTGGATCGGCAAGAAACTCGGATACTCGCTGTTCAGGCCGGATGCGAAGATCCTCAAGCAGGTCTACATCGAGGAAGCGCACGAGTTCTTCGAGAAGCACGGCCCGGTCACGATCATCCTGGCCCGTTTCGTCCCGATCGTGCGGACCTACGCGCCGCTGGTCGCCGGTGCGGCGAAGATGCGCTACCCGACCTTCCTCCTGTACAACGCCGTGGGTGCGATCGCGTGGGGCGTCGGTGTCACCCTCTTGGGCTACTTCCTCGGCCAGATCGAGTTCATCCGCGACAACGTGGACTACATCTTCTTGTTCATCGTGTTCATCTCGGTTCTGCCGATCATCAGCGAGATCGTCAAGCGCATCGTGCGGTCCCGCAAGAAGATCGTCGAGGAGGCACCGATGCCGCGGTCGGACGAGTCGGAGAACTCACCCAGCTGA